ATTGGCGATCAGGATTTTTTGGAACATGTCAGGCCACCTTGGCAGAGCCGGAAAACAAAGAAGACATGCGCCGCAGCACGGCGCGCAGAAATTTGAAAAGCACTGCGAGCAGCAGTGCCGACAGCGCCAGCATCAGCACCAGCGCCAGGCCGAACAGCAGCGGGTGCTGCGTGGCCAGCCAGACCACGGCGACGACCAGGCCGTCCTCGAAAAACGACAGGCCCCAGTTGGAAAACGGCTCGGGCGAGGTGTTCACGGCCGCGCGCGTGGTCATCTTGGTGGCCAGCGCCGTGGCCGACAGCGATCCGCCCAAGAGCGCCGCCACCACGGCCATGGTGGCGCTGTCGGCGCTGAACACGCCCGCCGCCAGCGCCATGCCCGCCGGCACGCGGATGAAGGCGTGCAAGGCATCCCAGGCGCTGTCCAGCCAGGGGATCTTGTCGGCAAAGAACTCGACCAGCAGCATCAGGCCGCTCGTGCCCAGCACCGCCGGATGCATCAGCACGGCCAGGCCTGCCGGCAGCGCCAGCCAGCCCAGCGCGCCCAGGCTGCCGACGATGAAGACCACCGCATACAGCCGAAAGCCGCTGGCCCAGCCCAGGGCGGCGGCCAGCGCCAGCAGGCCGGGCATGTCCAGCTGCTGCGTGGCGCGCGCCGCGCCCTCGGCCACGGCGCGCGAGGTGCTCGCATCGACGTGCAGGCCGATGGTGTGCAGCCATTGGACGAGGGAGAGCCAGAGCTGATCCATGGAGGGCGCGGGCGCTGGGGCCGGCAGCTACTCCCTCTCCCCCGTGGGGGAGAGGGTGGGGGTGAGGGGGTGGTTCAGGCGCGGCGCCCGCTGCGGGCGGCCACCCTCACCCCAGCCCTCTCCCGCCAGCGGGAGAGGGAGCAAGACGGCCCGCCCCTCTGCCGCGCGGGCGCAGGGGTGCTGACGCGCAGCGGCAGTGCGAGCACTCACGCCAGCCACCCCGGCTTGCGTTTTTGCAAGAACGACTGCACGCCCTCGCGCCCCTCGTCGCTGGCGCGGATGTCGGCAATACCCGCCACCGTGGCGGCGATGAGCTGCGCGTCGATCGCGCGCTCGGCCACGTCCTGCACCAGGCGCTTGCAGGCGCGCACGGCATTCGGGCTGGCGCTGGCCAGCGCCTTGGCCAGCGCATCGACGGCGGCATCGAGCTGGTCGGCTACCACCACCTGATGCACGAAGCCGATGCGCAGCGCCTCGGCGGCGTCGAAGCGCTCGGCGGTCAGGAAGTAGCGGTGCGCCGCACGCGCGCCCATGGCGCGGATGACGTAGGGGCTGATGGTCGCCGGGATCAGGCCCAGCTTCACTTCGGACAGGCAGTAGCCCGCCGTGTCCACGCTGACCGCCATGTCGCAGGCGGCGACCAGCCCCATGCCGCCGGCATAGACGTCGCCCTGCACGCGGGCAATCGTCGGCTTTTCGCACTCGTAGATCACGCGCAGCATCTCGGCCAGCTTGGCGGCGTCCTGCAGGTTCTCCGCGCGCGTGTAGTCGGCCATGCGGCGCATCCAGTTCAGGTTGGCGCCGGCGCAGAACGCCGGGCCTTCTGCGGCCAGCACGATGGCGCGCACATCGGCGCGCGCGCCCACGTCGGCAAAGGCGGCGGTGATCTCGGCGATGACCTCGTCGCTGAAGGCGTTGCGCACCTCGGGCTGGGTCAGTGTGATGCGCGCGACAGCGCCCGTTTGGCTGATGGACAGGTTCTGGGAGGAGTTCTGGGAAGAGTTCTGGCTCATGGCAGCGCCCCGGTTTACATGCGGAAGATGCCGAACTTGACGTCGGGGATCGGCGCATGGCGCGCCGCCGCCAGGCCCAGCGCCAGCACGCGGCGCGTGTCGGCGGGGTCGATCACGCCGTCGTCCCACAGGCGCGCCGTGGCGTAGTAAGGGTGGCCTTGATCCTCGTATTGCTGGCGGATCGGCGCCTTGAAGGCTTCTTCCTCCTCAGCCGACCACTGGCCGCCCTTGCCCTCGATGCCGTCGCGGCGCACGGTGGCCAGCACGCTGGCGGCCTGCTCGCCGCCCATCACGCTGATGCGCGCGTTCGGCCACATCCACAGAAAGCGCGGCGAATAGGCGCGCCCG
This portion of the Melaminivora jejuensis genome encodes:
- a CDS encoding DUF4126 domain-containing protein translates to MDQLWLSLVQWLHTIGLHVDASTSRAVAEGAARATQQLDMPGLLALAAALGWASGFRLYAVVFIVGSLGALGWLALPAGLAVLMHPAVLGTSGLMLLVEFFADKIPWLDSAWDALHAFIRVPAGMALAAGVFSADSATMAVVAALLGGSLSATALATKMTTRAAVNTSPEPFSNWGLSFFEDGLVVAVVWLATQHPLLFGLALVLMLALSALLLAVLFKFLRAVLRRMSSLFSGSAKVA
- a CDS encoding enoyl-CoA hydratase/isomerase family protein, which produces MSQNSSQNSSQNLSISQTGAVARITLTQPEVRNAFSDEVIAEITAAFADVGARADVRAIVLAAEGPAFCAGANLNWMRRMADYTRAENLQDAAKLAEMLRVIYECEKPTIARVQGDVYAGGMGLVAACDMAVSVDTAGYCLSEVKLGLIPATISPYVIRAMGARAAHRYFLTAERFDAAEALRIGFVHQVVVADQLDAAVDALAKALASASPNAVRACKRLVQDVAERAIDAQLIAATVAGIADIRASDEGREGVQSFLQKRKPGWLA